A part of Paraburkholderia largidicola genomic DNA contains:
- a CDS encoding porin, producing the protein MKRIPAAVAVLGALAATGAHAQSSVTLYGIIDAGLMYTNNVQKSGTSGALFQATSGTINGSRFGLRGAEDLGGGYKAIFVLENGFNVQNGTLGQHSRLFGRQAYVGISSANYGQLTLGRQYDSLVDFVAPLSGTAGTFGDTGFAHPFDNDNLNHSVRMSNAVKYTSSNYAGFKFGALYAFSNSTDFAINRAYSAGASYQWGPLNVAAGYLQINGSNSTTNTGGAVDTAESAANGVGGFQVGAGVERVFGAGINYAFGPATVGFVYTNSHYQQTNAFAMTNGSMHFDNYELNAKYQFTPAITFGITDTYTDGHISGSPTFGSDPKFNQVNAQAIYAFSKRTDVYAEAMYQHAIGQHYVAFINTSGGASSTANQVVATIGMRHRF; encoded by the coding sequence ATGAAAAGAATTCCCGCCGCAGTCGCGGTGCTCGGTGCATTGGCTGCAACGGGCGCGCACGCGCAAAGCTCGGTCACGCTGTACGGCATCATCGACGCGGGCCTGATGTACACCAACAACGTGCAAAAGAGCGGCACGAGCGGCGCGCTGTTTCAGGCGACGAGCGGCACCATCAACGGCAGCCGCTTCGGCTTGCGCGGCGCTGAAGATCTGGGCGGCGGCTACAAGGCGATCTTCGTGCTCGAAAACGGCTTCAACGTGCAGAACGGCACGCTCGGCCAGCACAGCCGTCTGTTCGGCCGCCAGGCTTACGTGGGCATCAGCAGCGCCAACTACGGCCAGCTCACGCTGGGCCGCCAGTACGACTCGCTGGTCGACTTCGTCGCGCCGCTGTCGGGCACGGCAGGCACGTTCGGCGACACGGGCTTCGCTCACCCGTTCGACAATGACAACCTGAACCACTCGGTACGGATGAGCAATGCCGTCAAGTACACGAGCAGCAACTACGCGGGCTTCAAGTTCGGCGCGTTGTACGCGTTCTCGAACAGCACCGACTTCGCGATCAACCGCGCATACAGCGCGGGCGCGAGCTACCAGTGGGGTCCGTTGAACGTCGCAGCCGGTTACCTGCAGATCAACGGCTCGAACAGCACGACGAACACGGGCGGCGCAGTCGATACGGCGGAATCGGCGGCGAACGGCGTGGGCGGATTCCAGGTTGGCGCGGGCGTCGAGCGCGTGTTCGGCGCGGGCATCAACTACGCGTTCGGTCCCGCGACGGTCGGCTTCGTCTACACGAACAGCCACTATCAGCAAACGAACGCCTTCGCGATGACGAACGGCTCGATGCATTTCGACAACTACGAACTGAACGCCAAGTATCAGTTCACGCCCGCCATCACGTTCGGTATCACCGATACCTATACGGACGGCCACATCAGCGGCTCGCCGACCTTCGGTTCCGATCCGAAGTTCAACCAGGTCAACGCGCAGGCCATCTACGCGTTCTCGAAGCGCACGGACGTGTACGCCGAAGCGATGTATCAGCACGCCATCGGACAGCACTATGTCGCGTTCATCAACACGTCGGGCGGCGCATCGTCGACGGCCAACCAGGTTGTCGCGACGATCGGCATGCGTCACCGCTTCTAA
- a CDS encoding DUF72 domain-containing protein, giving the protein MTTRKKTANATRIRVGIGGWTFEPWRGVFYPKGLAQKRELEYASRQLTAIEINGTFYGSQKPATFAKWHDETPDDFMFALKAPRFATHRRVLAEARDSVERFVASGVLELKNKLGPINWQFPPTKQFDADDFGSFLELLPAKVDGQTLRHAVEVRHESFCDEAFVALARKHGVAIVVAGDSKYPQIADPTASFVYARIMGTEEANPSGYAKKALDKWTERAQTWAAGGAPDDLDTYARAAPKKARDVYLFVISGHKAHNPAAAMALIERIKAAQ; this is encoded by the coding sequence ATGACGACTCGAAAAAAGACGGCGAACGCAACGCGGATCCGTGTCGGCATCGGCGGCTGGACGTTCGAGCCGTGGCGCGGCGTGTTCTATCCGAAAGGGCTCGCGCAGAAGCGCGAGCTGGAATACGCGAGCCGCCAGCTGACGGCGATCGAGATCAACGGCACCTTCTACGGCTCGCAAAAGCCTGCGACGTTCGCGAAGTGGCACGACGAAACGCCCGACGACTTCATGTTCGCGCTGAAGGCGCCGCGCTTTGCGACGCATCGGCGCGTGCTGGCGGAAGCACGCGATTCCGTCGAGCGCTTTGTTGCGAGCGGCGTGCTCGAACTCAAGAACAAGCTCGGCCCGATCAACTGGCAATTCCCGCCCACCAAACAGTTCGATGCCGATGACTTCGGCAGCTTCCTCGAATTGTTGCCCGCGAAGGTCGATGGACAGACCTTGCGCCATGCCGTCGAAGTGCGTCACGAGAGTTTCTGCGACGAGGCGTTCGTCGCGCTGGCGCGCAAGCACGGTGTCGCGATCGTCGTAGCGGGCGATTCGAAGTATCCGCAGATCGCCGATCCGACGGCGTCGTTCGTCTACGCGCGCATCATGGGCACGGAGGAGGCGAATCCGAGCGGCTATGCAAAGAAGGCGCTCGACAAGTGGACCGAGCGCGCGCAGACCTGGGCCGCAGGCGGCGCACCCGACGATCTCGACACCTATGCCCGCGCCGCGCCGAAGAAGGCGCGCGATGTCTATCTGTTCGTGATCAGCGGGCACAAGGCGCACAATCCCGCTGCCGCGATGGCGCTCATCGAGCGGATCAAGGCGGCGCAGTAA
- a CDS encoding fumarylacetoacetate hydrolase family protein, whose amino-acid sequence MTSWIRFRQPQGHIGFGVLDNGSIAEFEGDMFGEATATGKQLQQDDVELLSPCVPSKVVALWNNFHALSQKLGKAAPSHPLFLIKPPMSVIGPGAPIRRPKGYSGKIAYEGELGIVIGKRCTNVSPEEADSYIFGYTCINDVTAVDLLNEDPNFAQWCRSKGFDTFSCIGPAIETQFDWRNANVVTRLDDVERQNYPISDMIFTPAEQVSMISHDMTLMPGDVIACGTSVGVGSIKDGATVVVSIDGIGALPNQLAVARQLETAA is encoded by the coding sequence ATGACATCGTGGATACGCTTTCGGCAGCCGCAAGGTCATATCGGTTTCGGCGTGCTCGATAACGGCAGCATCGCCGAATTCGAAGGCGACATGTTCGGCGAGGCAACGGCGACGGGCAAGCAGTTGCAACAGGACGACGTCGAGTTGTTGAGCCCCTGCGTGCCGAGCAAGGTCGTCGCGCTCTGGAACAACTTTCATGCGCTGTCGCAGAAGCTCGGCAAGGCCGCGCCCTCGCATCCGCTCTTTCTGATCAAGCCGCCGATGTCCGTGATCGGTCCCGGCGCGCCCATTCGCCGCCCCAAAGGCTATAGCGGCAAGATCGCCTACGAAGGCGAACTCGGCATCGTGATCGGCAAGCGCTGCACGAATGTCTCGCCCGAAGAAGCCGACAGCTACATCTTCGGATACACCTGCATCAACGACGTCACGGCCGTCGACCTGCTGAACGAAGACCCGAATTTCGCGCAATGGTGCCGCTCGAAAGGCTTCGATACGTTCAGCTGCATCGGGCCCGCGATCGAAACGCAGTTCGACTGGCGCAACGCGAATGTGGTCACGCGCCTCGACGATGTCGAGCGGCAGAACTATCCGATCTCCGACATGATCTTCACGCCTGCCGAACAGGTCAGCATGATCTCGCACGACATGACGCTGATGCCCGGCGACGTGATCGCCTGCGGAACGTCGGTCGGCGTCGGCTCGATCAAGGACGGCGCGACGGTCGTCGTGTCGATCGACGGGATCGGCGCGCTGCCGAACCAGCTCGCCGTCGCAAGGCAGCTCGAAACGGCAGCCTGA
- the frc gene encoding formyl-CoA transferase: protein MGKALDGVRILDFTHVQSGPTCTQLLAWFGADVIKVERAGAGDITREQLRDIPDADSLYFTMLNHNKRSVTIDTKNPEGKLVLEALIQKCDVLVENFAPGALDRMGFTWERIQELNPKMIVASVKGFGPGPYEDCKVYENVAQCVGGAASTTGFDDGPPVVTGAQIGDSGTGLHLALGIVTALYQRTMTGRGQKVLAAMQDGVLNLCRVKLRDQQRLERTGVMKEYPQYPNGTFGEAVPRAGNASGGGQPGWILKCKGWEHDPNAYIYFITQAPVWVKICNVIGKEEWATDPEYATPTARLPRLKEIFAEIERWTMTKTKFEAMEILNKYDIPCGPILSMKEIAEDDSLRKTGTIVEVDHPVRGKYLTVGNPIKLSDSPTDVTRSPLLGEHTDEVMAELGYSREQIEALRTVGAI, encoded by the coding sequence ATGGGCAAGGCACTCGACGGTGTGCGCATTCTCGATTTCACCCACGTGCAATCAGGCCCGACCTGCACGCAGTTGCTCGCATGGTTCGGCGCAGACGTCATCAAGGTAGAGCGCGCAGGCGCAGGCGACATCACGCGCGAACAGCTGCGCGACATCCCCGATGCCGACAGCCTGTACTTCACGATGCTCAACCACAACAAGCGCTCGGTCACCATCGACACGAAGAATCCCGAAGGCAAGCTGGTGCTCGAGGCGCTGATCCAGAAGTGCGACGTGCTGGTGGAGAACTTCGCGCCGGGCGCGCTGGACCGCATGGGCTTCACGTGGGAGCGCATCCAGGAGCTGAACCCGAAGATGATCGTCGCGTCGGTCAAGGGCTTCGGTCCCGGGCCGTACGAGGACTGCAAGGTCTACGAGAACGTCGCGCAGTGCGTGGGCGGCGCGGCCTCGACGACGGGTTTCGATGACGGCCCGCCCGTCGTGACGGGCGCGCAGATCGGCGACAGCGGCACGGGACTGCATCTGGCGCTGGGCATCGTCACGGCGCTCTACCAGCGCACGATGACGGGCCGCGGCCAGAAGGTGCTCGCGGCGATGCAGGACGGCGTGCTGAACCTGTGCCGCGTGAAGCTGCGCGACCAGCAGCGGCTGGAGCGCACGGGCGTGATGAAGGAGTACCCGCAGTATCCGAACGGCACGTTCGGTGAAGCGGTGCCGCGCGCGGGCAATGCATCGGGCGGCGGTCAGCCGGGTTGGATTCTCAAGTGCAAGGGCTGGGAGCACGACCCGAACGCCTACATCTACTTCATCACGCAGGCACCCGTGTGGGTCAAGATCTGCAACGTGATCGGCAAGGAAGAGTGGGCCACCGATCCCGAATACGCGACGCCGACCGCGCGCCTGCCGCGCCTGAAGGAAATCTTCGCGGAGATCGAACGCTGGACGATGACGAAGACCAAGTTCGAGGCGATGGAAATCCTGAACAAATACGACATTCCGTGCGGGCCGATCCTGTCGATGAAGGAGATCGCGGAAGACGACTCGCTGCGTAAAACAGGCACGATCGTCGAGGTCGATCACCCGGTGCGCGGCAAGTATCTGACAGTGGGCAATCCGATCAAGCTGTCGGACAGCCCGACGGACGTGACGCGTTCGCCGCTGCTCGGCGAGCACACGGATGAAGTGATGGCCGAACTCGGCTATTCGCGTGAACAGATCGAAGCGCTGAGGACGGTCGGCGCAATCTGA
- a CDS encoding 2-dehydropantoate 2-reductase: MKICVYGAGAIGAYVGAELALAGADVSFVARGPHLAAMQRNGVRLLIDDTERLVNVRCSSDPRELGPQDYVIIALKAHSVPGVVDAMQPLLGPETAIVTAVNGIPYWYFYKHGGEFANTTLESIDPGGTQWKKLGPERAIGCVVYPAAEIVEPGVIKHVYGKKFPIGEPDGTRSARVEALSQVMVAAGLDAPIRDNIRDEIWLKLWGNLCFNPISALTHATLDVITSHVGTRAVAKTMMLEAKSVADRFGVHFRVDVERRIDGAGAVGAHKTSMLQDLEAGRPMEIDPLLTVVQEMGRLVGHETPTIDTVLALIKLREQIAQRKDDAPAAKPEHAAPSAKAA; the protein is encoded by the coding sequence ATGAAGATCTGTGTTTATGGAGCCGGCGCGATTGGCGCCTATGTCGGCGCGGAACTGGCGCTTGCGGGCGCCGATGTCAGTTTCGTCGCACGCGGCCCGCATCTTGCCGCGATGCAACGCAACGGCGTGCGTTTGCTGATCGACGATACCGAGCGTCTCGTCAATGTGCGGTGTTCGTCGGACCCGCGCGAGCTGGGGCCGCAGGACTACGTGATCATCGCGCTGAAGGCGCATTCGGTGCCGGGTGTCGTCGATGCCATGCAGCCGCTGCTCGGGCCTGAAACGGCCATCGTGACGGCCGTCAACGGCATTCCGTACTGGTACTTCTACAAGCATGGCGGCGAGTTCGCGAACACGACGCTCGAAAGCATCGACCCGGGCGGCACGCAATGGAAGAAGCTCGGGCCTGAACGCGCAATCGGCTGTGTCGTCTATCCCGCCGCGGAGATCGTCGAGCCGGGCGTGATCAAGCATGTGTACGGCAAGAAGTTTCCGATCGGCGAACCCGACGGCACGCGTTCTGCGCGCGTCGAAGCGCTGTCGCAGGTCATGGTTGCAGCGGGACTCGATGCGCCCATTCGCGACAACATCCGCGACGAAATCTGGCTGAAACTGTGGGGCAATCTGTGCTTCAACCCGATCAGCGCGTTGACGCACGCGACGCTCGATGTCATCACCAGTCACGTCGGCACGCGCGCCGTCGCGAAGACGATGATGCTCGAAGCGAAGTCCGTGGCGGACCGCTTCGGCGTGCATTTCCGGGTGGATGTCGAGCGGCGTATCGATGGCGCGGGCGCAGTGGGTGCGCACAAGACCTCGATGCTGCAGGATCTCGAAGCGGGACGCCCGATGGAAATCGATCCGCTGCTGACCGTCGTGCAGGAAATGGGGCGGCTGGTCGGGCATGAAACGCCGACCATCGATACCGTTCTCGCGTTGATCAAGCTGCGCGAGCAGATCGCGCAGCGCAAGGACGACGCGCCTGCGGCGAAGCCGGAGCACGCTGCGCCTAGCGCGAAGGCCGCCTAA
- a CDS encoding DUF4148 domain-containing protein, giving the protein MKSTVAAAAAMLTAALLAAAPTLSQAQEPSTRLTRAQVRQELADLASVGYQAGGGEDPTYPSKVQDAMQRLAAKRAAESAYGAGISGSSQTGAGRPVAQ; this is encoded by the coding sequence TTGAAGTCCACAGTTGCCGCCGCTGCCGCCATGTTGACAGCGGCCTTGCTCGCCGCCGCACCCACCCTCTCGCAGGCGCAGGAACCCAGCACTCGTCTCACGCGCGCGCAGGTTCGCCAGGAACTCGCCGATCTCGCCTCCGTCGGCTATCAGGCGGGAGGCGGCGAAGACCCGACTTATCCGTCGAAGGTGCAGGATGCGATGCAGCGGCTCGCTGCCAAACGTGCCGCCGAATCGGCGTATGGCGCGGGCATCTCGGGTTCGTCGCAGACGGGCGCGGGGCGTCCTGTCGCGCAGTGA
- a CDS encoding SDR family NAD(P)-dependent oxidoreductase has protein sequence MDLKISNKLALVTGSTKGIGHAIAVGLAREGVNVIVNGRSQQSVDHAIETLRAQVPNATVQGFAGDVSDAAQVARLVERFPQVDILVNNMGIFDPKPFEEISNEEWLRFFNVNVMSGVQLSRAYLPGMKQKNWGRVVFISSESGIQIPTEMIHYGLTKTAQLALARGLAETCTGTAVTVNSVLPGPTSSDGVEEFIDKLSGGQTFEAFEKQFFEQARPSSILKRFTTPEEIANMVVYVCSELSSATNGAALRADGGVVRAVF, from the coding sequence ATGGATCTCAAGATCAGCAACAAGCTTGCGCTCGTGACAGGCTCGACCAAAGGCATCGGCCACGCGATCGCCGTCGGGCTCGCGCGCGAAGGCGTGAACGTGATCGTCAACGGCCGCTCGCAGCAATCGGTCGATCACGCCATCGAGACGCTGCGCGCGCAAGTGCCCAACGCCACCGTGCAAGGATTCGCCGGCGACGTGTCGGACGCGGCACAAGTCGCGCGGCTCGTCGAGCGCTTTCCGCAGGTCGACATTCTCGTCAACAACATGGGCATCTTCGATCCGAAGCCGTTCGAAGAAATTTCCAATGAAGAGTGGCTGCGTTTCTTCAACGTGAACGTGATGTCCGGCGTGCAGCTGTCGCGCGCGTATCTGCCCGGTATGAAGCAGAAGAACTGGGGGCGCGTGGTGTTCATCAGCAGCGAAAGCGGCATCCAGATTCCAACCGAGATGATTCACTACGGCTTGACCAAGACCGCGCAGCTCGCGCTCGCACGCGGTCTCGCCGAAACCTGCACGGGCACGGCCGTGACGGTCAACTCGGTGTTGCCGGGACCGACCAGCTCGGACGGCGTCGAGGAATTCATCGACAAGCTCTCGGGCGGACAGACCTTCGAGGCCTTCGAGAAACAGTTCTTCGAACAGGCCCGGCCCAGTTCGATCCTCAAGCGCTTCACGACGCCCGAAGAAATCGCGAACATGGTCGTGTACGTGTGCTCGGAACTGTCGTCGGCGACCAATGGCGCGGCGTTGCGCGCGGATGGCGGCGTGGTGCGTGCGGTGTTCTGA
- a CDS encoding porin, protein MKLRTRLAALLALASPVAFAQNSVTLYGRIDGGIQYLNHIATPSGGSTSSWTAEGGDWGTSMLGFKGSEDLGGGMSSVFDLETGLQVMNGTTSGGRLFSRRAYVGLADKRYGQIQAGRNLFIDSDGVWEFDPFVQQAFSSASLVRGRNWQQTSNNIEYHSPVFHGFDVQGQYALGNQADGFNRGAPGEFGRSDGIMLTYHSQLFDVRGIYDELRDVNGRMTNVFTSSREYFVGANVRVSKVKIQGAYTHLAAPDTPAGLADSADYYWLGATWEATHQFAVTAAAFYVHLSDGSGDATHDPAGHATMFVLGSTYNLSQRTFLYGTVAYMRNSSHANFSLLATSRDATGSANTNPLPGESQTGAYVGVMHVF, encoded by the coding sequence ATGAAATTACGCACACGGCTCGCGGCGCTGCTCGCACTCGCCTCTCCCGTCGCATTCGCGCAGAACAGCGTGACGCTCTATGGCCGCATCGATGGCGGCATCCAGTATCTGAATCACATCGCAACGCCCTCAGGCGGCAGCACCTCCAGCTGGACAGCCGAAGGCGGCGACTGGGGCACCAGCATGCTGGGCTTCAAGGGATCGGAGGATCTTGGCGGCGGCATGTCGTCGGTGTTCGATCTGGAAACGGGACTGCAGGTGATGAACGGCACGACGAGCGGCGGCCGGCTGTTCTCGCGCCGCGCGTATGTCGGACTCGCCGACAAACGCTACGGCCAGATTCAGGCAGGCCGCAACCTGTTCATCGACAGCGACGGCGTCTGGGAATTCGATCCGTTCGTGCAGCAGGCTTTTTCGTCGGCATCGCTCGTGCGCGGGCGCAACTGGCAACAGACGAGCAATAACATCGAGTATCACAGCCCCGTCTTTCATGGCTTCGATGTGCAGGGGCAATACGCGTTAGGTAATCAGGCGGACGGATTCAACCGCGGCGCGCCCGGCGAGTTTGGCCGCTCGGACGGCATCATGCTCACGTATCACTCGCAACTGTTCGACGTGCGCGGCATCTACGACGAACTGCGCGACGTGAATGGACGCATGACCAATGTCTTCACGAGTTCGCGCGAGTACTTCGTCGGCGCGAACGTGCGTGTATCGAAGGTGAAGATTCAGGGCGCCTATACGCACCTCGCCGCACCCGATACGCCGGCAGGCCTCGCCGACAGCGCCGACTACTACTGGCTCGGCGCGACGTGGGAGGCCACGCATCAGTTCGCCGTGACGGCGGCCGCCTTCTACGTCCATCTGAGCGACGGCTCCGGCGACGCGACGCACGATCCCGCCGGACACGCGACGATGTTCGTGCTCGGCTCCACCTACAACCTGAGCCAGCGCACCTTCCTTTACGGCACGGTCGCCTACATGCGCAACAGCAGCCATGCGAACTTCTCTTTGCTCGCGACCTCGCGCGATGCAACGGGCAGCGCGAACACGAACCCGTTGCCCGGCGAATCGCAAACGGGCGCCTATGTTGGCGTGATGCACGTCTTCTGA